Proteins from one Microbacterium proteolyticum genomic window:
- a CDS encoding HesA/MoeB/ThiF family protein — translation MIPLVEPVASLAPEELIRTARHAVLAGIGEEGQRRLAAARIAVVGAGGLGSPVLLALAAAGVGELIVIDDDVVERTNLQRQLMHRVDDIGAPKTSSAARAIRDLSPLTQVREENSRLTPQNARDLLGGAHVVIDGSDTFDTRSAVASATDELGMPLVWGAVQEWSAQATVFWSRPPEGHAPVTLGDVFPPDSVGEPPTCAQVGVLGALCVQVGGLLATEAIKLITGAGEPLLGRLVVIDALRSRHDIVPLAPRRTP, via the coding sequence ATGATCCCGCTCGTTGAGCCGGTGGCATCCCTCGCCCCCGAAGAACTCATCCGCACGGCCCGGCACGCCGTCCTCGCCGGGATCGGCGAAGAAGGACAGCGCCGTCTCGCGGCCGCGCGCATCGCGGTCGTCGGCGCGGGGGGACTCGGGTCACCCGTGCTGCTCGCCCTCGCCGCCGCCGGCGTCGGCGAACTGATCGTGATCGACGACGACGTCGTCGAGCGCACGAACCTGCAGCGTCAGCTGATGCACCGCGTGGACGACATCGGCGCGCCCAAGACGTCATCCGCCGCCCGGGCGATCCGCGACCTCTCGCCCCTCACGCAGGTGCGCGAGGAGAACTCCCGCCTCACCCCCCAGAACGCCCGGGATCTCCTCGGCGGAGCCCACGTCGTCATCGACGGCAGCGACACGTTCGACACCCGCAGCGCCGTGGCATCCGCGACCGACGAGCTCGGGATGCCGCTGGTGTGGGGCGCCGTGCAGGAGTGGTCGGCCCAGGCCACGGTGTTCTGGTCGCGGCCGCCCGAGGGGCACGCCCCTGTGACGCTCGGCGACGTGTTCCCGCCCGACTCGGTCGGTGAGCCGCCGACGTGCGCGCAGGTGGGCGTGCTCGGCGCGCTGTGCGTGCAGGTCGGCGGGCTGCTCGCGACCGAGGCGATCAAGCTGATCACCGGCGCGGGCGAACCACTCCTCGGACGCCTCGTCGTCATCGACGCCCTGCGCTCCCGCCACGACATCGTCCCGCTCGCGCCCCGGAGGACCCCGTGA
- a CDS encoding molybdopterin molybdotransferase MoeA, whose product MTDLLTVEEHRARVLAAVEPLPVETVSLAEAAGRTLAADVHARHDLPGDDNSSMDGFAVRFADVEGADADSPVSLRVVADLPAGSDDDPAFGPGEAVRIMTGAPVPTGADAIVPFEDTTGGLADSLGTVEVRRAPAAAGAFIRRRGGDVRTGDVVLAAGERLGPYALAAVAAAGVDRVEVRRRPRVAVVSTGSELVPPGLAPGRGQTPDSNSTLLASLVANADAEVVLVAHVTDEAGTVDGVLAREDGVDVVIFTGGVSAGAYEPVRQALSERIAFVKVAMQPGKPQAFGVLDDGRLVFGLPGNPVSVAVSFEVFVRPALLALQGRATIDRRRARLTASEPWKTPPGRRQYLPAAIDLVAGTVRPATAGGSGSHLAASLARAEAFAIVPAEVSAVAVGDPVDVMLIP is encoded by the coding sequence GTGACCGATCTGCTCACCGTCGAAGAGCACCGCGCGCGCGTCCTCGCCGCCGTGGAGCCTCTGCCCGTCGAGACCGTCTCGCTCGCCGAGGCTGCGGGCCGCACGCTCGCCGCGGACGTGCACGCCCGCCACGACCTCCCCGGCGACGACAACTCCTCGATGGACGGGTTCGCCGTGCGTTTCGCCGACGTCGAGGGCGCGGATGCCGATTCCCCCGTGTCACTGCGAGTGGTCGCCGACCTGCCGGCGGGATCCGACGACGATCCGGCGTTCGGCCCGGGCGAAGCGGTGCGGATCATGACGGGTGCGCCCGTACCCACCGGCGCCGACGCCATCGTCCCGTTCGAGGACACCACGGGCGGCCTCGCCGACTCGCTCGGCACCGTCGAGGTACGGCGTGCGCCCGCCGCCGCGGGGGCGTTCATCCGCCGCCGCGGAGGCGACGTGCGCACGGGCGACGTCGTGCTGGCGGCGGGCGAGCGGCTGGGACCGTACGCGCTCGCGGCCGTCGCGGCCGCGGGTGTCGACCGCGTCGAGGTGCGCCGCCGGCCGCGGGTCGCCGTGGTGTCGACGGGAAGCGAGCTCGTGCCGCCGGGACTCGCTCCGGGCCGCGGTCAGACGCCCGACTCGAACTCCACCCTCTTGGCCTCCCTCGTCGCGAACGCCGACGCCGAGGTCGTCCTCGTCGCGCACGTCACCGACGAGGCCGGCACGGTCGACGGTGTCCTCGCGCGCGAGGACGGTGTCGACGTCGTCATCTTCACGGGCGGTGTGAGCGCGGGGGCGTACGAACCGGTGCGGCAGGCCCTCTCCGAGAGGATCGCCTTCGTGAAGGTCGCGATGCAGCCCGGCAAGCCGCAGGCGTTCGGCGTGCTCGACGACGGCCGCCTCGTGTTCGGGCTGCCCGGCAACCCCGTGAGCGTCGCGGTGTCGTTCGAGGTGTTCGTGCGCCCCGCCCTCCTCGCCCTGCAGGGCCGCGCGACCATCGACCGCCGTCGCGCCCGGCTCACCGCGTCCGAACCGTGGAAGACCCCGCCCGGTCGCCGCCAGTACCTCCCCGCCGCGATCGACCTCGTCGCCGGCACTGTTCGCCCCGCCACCGCGGGCGGCTCCGGCTCGCACCTCGCGGCGTCCCTCGCGCGCGCCGAGGCGTTCGCGATCGTCCCCGCCGAGGTGTCCGCCGTCGCCGTCGGCGATCCCGTCGATGTCATGCTGATTCCATGA
- the moaC gene encoding cyclic pyranopterin monophosphate synthase MoaC, with protein sequence MTFTHLDAAGHARMVDVTAKQPTVRTATARGFVRCAPEVVAALRDGTAPKGDVLAVARISGIQAAKSTPTLLPLAHVIGVHRASVDLEIVDDGVEIEATVGTADRTGVEMEALTSVSVAALAIVDMVKGLDKGTFIENVRIVAKTGGKSGDWHRPGEPA encoded by the coding sequence ATGACCTTCACCCACCTGGATGCCGCGGGCCACGCCCGCATGGTCGACGTCACCGCCAAGCAGCCCACCGTCCGCACCGCCACGGCGCGCGGGTTCGTCCGGTGCGCGCCCGAGGTGGTCGCCGCCCTCCGCGACGGGACGGCACCGAAGGGCGATGTGCTGGCCGTGGCGCGGATCTCCGGCATCCAGGCCGCGAAGTCGACGCCGACGCTCCTGCCCCTCGCGCACGTGATCGGCGTGCACCGCGCCTCGGTCGACCTGGAGATCGTCGACGACGGTGTCGAGATCGAGGCCACCGTCGGCACCGCCGACCGCACCGGAGTCGAGATGGAGGCGCTCACGAGCGTCTCGGTCGCCGCCCTCGCCATCGTCGACATGGTGAAGGGTCTCGACAAGGGCACGTTCATCGAGAACGTGCGCATCGTCGCCAAGACCGGCGGCAAGTCCGGCGACTGGCATCGTCCCGGGGAGCCCGCGTGA
- a CDS encoding MoaD/ThiS family protein, whose product MSVRVRYFAAAAEAAGTDAEDRGESSLAALRAAVLAAHPALVGILDRCAVIVDGERRDDDAPLAGVAHVDVLPPFAGG is encoded by the coding sequence GTGAGCGTGCGGGTGCGCTACTTCGCCGCCGCGGCGGAGGCTGCGGGAACGGATGCCGAGGACCGCGGGGAATCCTCGCTCGCGGCGCTGCGCGCGGCGGTGCTCGCCGCCCACCCCGCGCTCGTCGGCATCCTGGACCGCTGCGCCGTGATCGTCGACGGCGAGCGCCGCGACGACGACGCGCCCCTCGCCGGGGTCGCGCACGTCGACGTTCTGCCGCCGTTCGCCGGCGGGTGA
- a CDS encoding molybdenum cofactor biosynthesis protein MoaE, with translation MSAVRIAQLSEEPLDLDVHLRAVEDDASGAVTTFVGRVRNTDPDATDAVVALEYSAHPDAPAALHRIAEEAAAGTDAIVAVSHRVGRLGVGDAAVIIAVASGHRAAAFEVCRTVIETIKTDLPVWKRQVEADGTTAWKGLGG, from the coding sequence ATGAGCGCCGTCCGCATCGCCCAGCTGTCCGAGGAACCGCTCGATCTCGACGTGCACCTGCGCGCCGTCGAGGACGACGCCTCGGGGGCCGTCACGACGTTCGTCGGGCGCGTCCGCAACACCGACCCGGATGCCACGGATGCCGTCGTCGCGCTGGAGTACAGCGCGCACCCCGACGCGCCCGCCGCGCTTCACCGCATCGCCGAGGAGGCCGCCGCGGGCACCGACGCGATCGTGGCCGTGAGTCACCGCGTCGGCCGGCTCGGCGTGGGCGATGCCGCCGTCATCATCGCGGTGGCCTCGGGTCACCGCGCGGCGGCGTTCGAGGTGTGCCGCACCGTCATCGAGACGATCAAGACCGACCTCCCCGTGTGGAAGCGCCAGGTCGAGGCCGACGGCACGACGGCGTGGAAGGGGCTCGGCGGGTAG
- a CDS encoding MogA/MoaB family molybdenum cofactor biosynthesis protein: protein MPYTARVITVSDRSAAGLREDRGGPLAVSLLREAGFDCDDPVVVPDGADNVEAAVRGAVATGAALVVTTGGTGIAPTDRTPEGTARVLDRELPGIAEELRRRGLADTPLAVISRGLAGIVDPATLVVNLPGSTRAVASGIAVLAELAPHVLDQLSGGDHS from the coding sequence GTGCCGTACACCGCCCGCGTGATCACCGTTTCCGACCGCTCCGCCGCCGGGCTCCGCGAGGATCGCGGCGGACCGCTGGCGGTGTCGCTGCTGCGGGAGGCGGGGTTCGACTGCGACGACCCCGTCGTCGTGCCCGACGGCGCCGACAACGTCGAGGCCGCCGTGCGCGGAGCGGTCGCGACGGGCGCCGCACTCGTCGTCACCACCGGCGGCACCGGCATCGCGCCCACCGACCGCACCCCCGAGGGCACCGCGCGCGTCCTCGATCGGGAACTCCCCGGCATCGCCGAGGAGCTCCGGCGCCGTGGCCTCGCCGACACCCCGCTCGCGGTGATCTCGCGCGGCCTCGCCGGGATCGTCGACCCCGCGACCCTCGTCGTCAACCTCCCGGGCTCCACGCGCGCCGTGGCATCCGGGATCGCGGTTCTCGCCGAGCTGGCCCCGCACGTCCTCGATCAACTCTCCGGAGGAGACCACTCATGA
- a CDS encoding SDR family oxidoreductase, whose protein sequence is MSELSAPTGREPALVAHPRPDGSAPRALVLGATGYLGGRLVPRLLSAGYRVRVLARDARRVEAFPWGHDVETVEGDATDAAAVAHAVDGVDVLYYLIHSMGGGRDFEDTDRRAARTVADAAAAASVSRIVYLGGLHPDDAPLSAHLRSRVEVGEILLASGVPALVLQAGVVIGSGSASFEMVRHLTDVLPYMPAPKWVRNRIQPIAVRDVLHYLLGAARVAPNVNRAVDIGGPDVLRYGQMMNGYALEAGLHQRAIASLPVLTPRLASHWVNLVTPIPKSIARPLVESLQNDCVVKDRSVDDLVPRPEGGLMPYREAVRRALGRVNDDAIETSWQDSEVSGAPSDPLPSDPEWAGRLVYTDERTMRTSASPAQLWSVIEGIGGENGWYSSPLLWAIRGWMDRLVGGVGLARGRRSRSVVTVGDALDFWRVEAIEPGHLLRLRAEMKVPGGAWLELRASPEGEGARFDQRALFFPTGLAGRLYWLSVLPFHGLIFSGMARRITAAAESVQRDDPEPKAKAGRIPPEVPEVETIPSAADTRA, encoded by the coding sequence ATGAGCGAGCTGTCCGCCCCCACCGGTCGTGAACCCGCCCTCGTCGCGCACCCCCGCCCCGACGGGTCCGCGCCGCGCGCGCTCGTCCTCGGCGCGACCGGCTATCTCGGCGGGCGTCTCGTGCCCCGCCTCCTCTCGGCCGGATATCGGGTGCGGGTGCTCGCCCGCGACGCCCGGCGCGTCGAGGCGTTCCCCTGGGGCCACGACGTCGAAACGGTCGAGGGCGACGCGACCGACGCGGCGGCAGTCGCCCATGCCGTCGACGGCGTCGACGTGCTCTACTACCTCATCCACTCGATGGGCGGCGGGCGCGACTTCGAGGACACCGACCGTCGCGCGGCCCGCACCGTCGCCGACGCCGCCGCGGCGGCATCCGTCTCCCGCATCGTCTACCTGGGCGGACTCCACCCCGACGACGCGCCGCTGTCGGCGCACCTGCGCTCGCGCGTCGAGGTGGGCGAGATCCTGCTCGCCAGCGGCGTGCCCGCGCTCGTGCTGCAGGCCGGCGTCGTGATCGGTTCGGGGTCGGCGTCGTTCGAGATGGTGCGGCACCTCACCGACGTCCTGCCCTACATGCCGGCGCCGAAGTGGGTGCGCAACCGCATCCAGCCGATCGCCGTGCGCGACGTGCTGCACTACCTGCTCGGCGCCGCGCGCGTGGCCCCCAACGTCAACCGCGCCGTCGACATCGGCGGACCCGACGTGCTGCGCTACGGGCAGATGATGAACGGCTACGCCCTCGAAGCGGGGCTGCACCAGCGCGCCATCGCGTCGCTGCCCGTCCTCACGCCGCGCCTGGCGTCGCACTGGGTGAACCTCGTGACCCCCATCCCCAAGTCGATCGCGCGCCCGCTCGTGGAGTCGCTGCAGAACGACTGCGTCGTGAAGGACCGCTCGGTCGACGACCTCGTGCCACGCCCCGAGGGCGGGTTGATGCCGTACCGCGAGGCCGTCCGGCGCGCGCTCGGCCGCGTGAACGACGACGCGATCGAGACCAGCTGGCAGGACTCCGAGGTCTCCGGCGCCCCCAGTGACCCGCTCCCCAGCGACCCCGAATGGGCGGGGCGCCTCGTGTACACCGACGAGCGCACCATGCGCACGAGCGCGAGCCCCGCGCAGCTGTGGTCGGTCATCGAGGGCATCGGCGGCGAGAACGGGTGGTACTCCTCCCCGCTCCTGTGGGCGATCCGCGGGTGGATGGACCGCCTCGTGGGCGGCGTCGGACTCGCGCGCGGGCGCCGGAGCCGTAGTGTCGTCACCGTCGGCGACGCGCTCGACTTCTGGCGCGTCGAGGCGATCGAGCCCGGCCACCTGCTGCGCCTCCGCGCCGAGATGAAGGTCCCGGGCGGTGCGTGGCTCGAGCTGCGCGCGAGCCCCGAGGGCGAGGGGGCGCGGTTCGACCAGCGCGCACTCTTCTTCCCCACGGGTCTCGCGGGGCGCCTGTACTGGCTGTCGGTGCTGCCGTTCCACGGGCTCATCTTCAGCGGCATGGCGCGGCGCATCACCGCGGCCGCCGAGTCGGTGCAGCGTGACGATCCGGAGCCGAAGGCGAAGGCCGGGCGCATCCCGCCGGAGGTCCCCGAGGTCGAGACGATCCCGTCCGCGGCCGACACGCGCGCCTAG
- a CDS encoding response regulator: protein METAWVRRVLVVEDQPAMRVLLCDMLAHRGFEVTGAADAAEATGLFTDTDPDVLVTDIDLGSRPSGVELATMLTGLAPHLAVVFLSSFPGAVAGAGRPGPTRAVFVSKLDVSSADVVVDAIEAALRTTTPPAPPVPQRASPLAGLTRRQVEVLALVARGWSNEQIARERDTTTRAVERAVSRIFSRLGLGAAGTNPRVRASALYLAEFGPVG from the coding sequence GTGGAGACCGCGTGGGTGCGTCGCGTGCTCGTCGTGGAAGATCAGCCGGCGATGCGTGTCCTGCTGTGCGACATGCTCGCGCACCGCGGTTTCGAGGTCACCGGCGCGGCCGACGCCGCCGAGGCGACCGGCCTCTTCACGGACACGGATCCCGATGTGCTGGTGACCGACATCGACCTCGGGTCGCGGCCCTCCGGCGTCGAACTGGCCACGATGCTCACCGGTCTCGCCCCGCACCTCGCCGTCGTCTTCCTCAGCAGCTTCCCGGGCGCGGTCGCGGGTGCCGGACGCCCCGGCCCGACCCGCGCGGTGTTCGTGTCCAAGCTCGACGTCAGTTCCGCCGACGTCGTGGTGGATGCCATCGAGGCGGCGCTGCGCACGACGACACCGCCCGCTCCCCCGGTGCCGCAGCGCGCCTCCCCGTTGGCCGGGCTCACCCGCCGGCAGGTCGAGGTGCTCGCCCTCGTCGCGCGCGGATGGTCGAACGAGCAGATCGCGCGCGAGCGGGACACGACGACGCGCGCGGTCGAGCGCGCGGTGAGCCGCATCTTCTCGCGGCTCGGCCTCGGCGCGGCGGGGACGAACCCGCGCGTCCGGGCGAGCGCGCTCTACCTCGCCGAGTTCGGCCCCGTCGGGTGA
- a CDS encoding GAP family protein — MSELSSLLPLAVGMAISPLPIVAVVAILLSARGRTAAPAYTGAFLAVTLAVVAVGAITSAGASSASHGSGGKIVVLILTALLTVGFAAFALVSWLGRPKPGTPPATPGWLSAVDAITPARAAGLGLLMAATNSKNIPLELKGGAVLGTAHLPMAATVLLCVALAVAGSLTLIVPTVLAATGLPGIVAALRRLKDEMIAHNAVIMTVLFAVLASTEAAHLIRQLTV; from the coding sequence ATGTCCGAACTCTCCTCCCTCCTGCCCCTCGCGGTCGGCATGGCGATCTCGCCGCTGCCGATCGTCGCCGTCGTCGCGATCCTGCTCTCGGCCCGCGGCCGCACCGCTGCGCCCGCGTACACGGGCGCGTTCCTCGCCGTGACCCTCGCGGTGGTGGCCGTGGGCGCGATCACGTCCGCCGGTGCGTCCTCCGCGTCCCACGGGAGCGGCGGCAAGATCGTCGTCCTGATCCTCACGGCGCTGCTCACGGTCGGCTTCGCCGCCTTCGCCCTCGTGAGCTGGCTCGGCCGCCCGAAGCCGGGGACCCCGCCCGCGACGCCCGGGTGGCTTTCCGCGGTGGATGCCATCACTCCGGCGCGCGCAGCCGGTCTCGGCCTGCTGATGGCGGCGACCAACAGCAAGAACATCCCCCTCGAGCTCAAGGGCGGCGCGGTCCTGGGGACGGCGCACCTTCCGATGGCGGCGACGGTGCTGCTGTGCGTCGCGCTCGCTGTGGCGGGATCGCTGACGCTCATCGTCCCCACGGTGCTCGCCGCGACCGGGCTGCCCGGCATCGTTGCGGCGCTGCGCCGCCTCAAGGACGAGATGATCGCCCACAATGCCGTCATCATGACCGTGCTCTTCGCGGTCCTGGCCTCCACCGAGGCCGCCCATCTGATCCGCCAGCTCACCGTGTGA
- a CDS encoding carboxylesterase/lipase family protein encodes MDAPVTVTAPAGTFRGLLDRSVLSWRGIRFAVAPTGDRRWRDPLPAPDAEGEVDATAFGPVCPQPLNPAVPLGDAAVEDEDCLSLNVWAPAASAESPRPVMVWLHGGAYTFGSSSQPLYDATSMVSTGEVVVVTVNYRLGALGFLDLSGAVPDGGFDGNLALKDVLLALRWVKRNVASFGGDPDRVTVFGESAGGGLVTTLLATPSARGLFHRAIAQSSPASSVYGTTRAQKVARSFLTRLGIDPDDAGAASAVRSASVEAIVAAGKAVYAEVPTTDPGTLAFAPVVDGDLLPEAPIDALRAGRGIPVPVMIGTNKDEASLFSFMKSPLIPITGDRIDQMFADMAAENTGVELPTREQVLTAYEHVRHRAIGLGVARDIGFRLPTLWVAEGHSTVAPVYLYRFDHASPFLRLIGLGATHATELPYLWGNLVSGPKDLTFRLGGRRVAELISARMQARWTAFARGDEPSAPDAPAWPAFAADAGDTRATLVIDRHDVVVDDLDGELRRAWGDNILSFS; translated from the coding sequence ATGGACGCTCCCGTCACCGTCACCGCTCCCGCCGGAACCTTCCGGGGCCTCCTCGACCGCTCGGTGCTCTCCTGGCGCGGCATCCGTTTCGCCGTCGCCCCCACGGGCGATCGCCGCTGGCGCGACCCCCTCCCCGCCCCGGATGCCGAGGGAGAAGTGGATGCCACCGCCTTCGGCCCCGTCTGTCCCCAGCCCCTGAACCCCGCCGTGCCGCTCGGCGACGCGGCCGTGGAGGACGAGGACTGCCTGTCCCTGAACGTGTGGGCACCGGCCGCCTCCGCGGAGTCGCCCCGGCCGGTCATGGTGTGGCTGCACGGCGGCGCCTACACCTTCGGGTCGTCGAGCCAGCCCCTGTACGACGCCACGTCGATGGTGTCCACGGGCGAGGTCGTCGTGGTCACGGTCAACTACCGTCTGGGCGCCCTCGGCTTCCTCGACCTCTCGGGCGCGGTGCCCGACGGCGGTTTCGACGGCAACCTGGCGCTCAAGGACGTGCTGCTGGCTCTGCGCTGGGTGAAGCGCAACGTCGCGTCCTTCGGCGGCGACCCCGACCGGGTCACGGTGTTCGGCGAGTCGGCGGGCGGCGGGCTGGTGACCACCCTCCTGGCGACACCGTCCGCGCGGGGCCTGTTCCACCGCGCGATCGCGCAGTCGTCCCCGGCCTCGAGCGTGTACGGCACGACGCGGGCGCAGAAAGTGGCCCGCAGCTTCCTCACCCGGCTCGGCATCGACCCCGATGACGCCGGCGCGGCCTCCGCCGTCCGCTCCGCCTCGGTCGAGGCGATCGTGGCCGCGGGCAAGGCCGTGTACGCCGAGGTCCCCACCACCGACCCCGGCACCCTCGCGTTCGCGCCCGTCGTCGACGGCGATCTGCTCCCGGAGGCCCCGATCGATGCGCTCCGCGCGGGCCGCGGCATCCCCGTGCCGGTGATGATCGGGACGAACAAGGACGAGGCCTCGTTGTTCTCGTTCATGAAGTCGCCCTTGATCCCCATCACGGGCGACCGGATCGACCAGATGTTCGCCGACATGGCGGCCGAGAACACCGGTGTCGAGCTGCCGACCCGAGAGCAGGTGCTCACCGCGTACGAGCACGTCCGTCACCGCGCGATCGGGCTGGGGGTGGCACGCGACATCGGCTTCCGGCTGCCCACGCTGTGGGTCGCCGAGGGTCATTCCACCGTCGCACCGGTGTACCTGTACCGCTTCGACCACGCCTCGCCGTTCCTGCGCCTCATCGGCCTCGGTGCCACGCACGCCACCGAGCTGCCCTACCTGTGGGGCAATCTCGTGAGCGGCCCGAAGGACCTCACCTTCCGTCTCGGCGGTCGACGGGTGGCGGAACTGATCTCGGCGCGGATGCAGGCGCGCTGGACCGCGTTCGCGCGCGGCGACGAGCCGTCGGCGCCCGATGCCCCCGCGTGGCCGGCGTTCGCCGCCGACGCGGGAGACACCCGCGCGACCCTCGTGATCGACCGCCACGATGTGGTCGTCGACGACCTCGACGGCGAGCTGCGGCGCGCGTGGGGTGACAACATCCTGTCGTTCTCTTGA